Proteins encoded in a region of the Calypte anna isolate BGI_N300 chromosome 15, bCalAnn1_v1.p, whole genome shotgun sequence genome:
- the CHFR gene encoding E3 ubiquitin-protein ligase CHFR isoform X3 produces MWTFKSCDLSFPGNKLVSGDHCKIIVDEESGQVSLEDTSTNGTVINKLKVVKKQTYPLQTGDVIYVVYRKNEPENNVAYLYESLNTKHDATQEPVEVNIENQCHVTKDTSSTGRSNDETQITSSPSATQSCYEEPQPSTSTSNLFNASSTSLIESASGQQDNPSTSGSQSSVFTPVPAFPILESTCLRALHDKHEMDMNAETSEITDKEKAESDSQRAEEEEGLEPAKKKPKGDDACPNLPPAAPSECIIKIGSEDAKASNVKPDKMEETLTCIICQELLHDCVSLQPCMHTFCAACYSGWMERSSLCPTCRCPVERICKNHILNNLVEAYLIQHPDKCRNEDDVRSMDARNKITQDMLQPKVRRSFSDEEGSSEDLLELSDVDSESSDISQPYIVCRQCPGYRRHSVPTLPGTGQETEAGGMQAPGDAPSTSANFPATVQEYVCPAQGSHVICTCCFQPMPDRRAEREQNPHVAPQQCTVCLQPFCHLYWGCTRMACFGCLAPFCEINLGDKCLDGVLNNNHYESDILKDYLASRGMTWKNMLNESLLALQRGVFMLSDYRITGNTVLCYCCGLRSFRELAYQFRQNIPVAELPVTVTSRPDCYWGRNCRTQVKAHHAMKFNHICEQTRFKN; encoded by the exons ATGTGGACATTTAAAA gtTGTGACTTATCTTTCCCTGGTAACAAGTTGGTGTCTGGAGATCACTGTAAAATCATAGTGGATGAAGAATCTGGTCAAGTGTcattggaagatacaag tACTAATGGAACAGTAATTAATAAACTGAAAGTGGTGAAGAAGCAGACATACCCTTTACAGACTGGAGATGTGATCTATgttgtttacagaaaaaatgagCCAGAGAACA aTGTTGCTTATCTTTATGAATCCTTAAACACAAAGCATGATGCAACTCAAGAACCAGTAG AAGTTAACATAGAAAACCAATGCCATGTGACCAAAGATACCTCAAGTACAGGAAGAAGTAATGATGAGACTCAAATTACCTCATCACCATCAGCTACTCAGTCTTGTTATGAGGAACCACAGCCATCTACTTCTACATCTAACCTCTTTAATGCTTCTTCTACCTCTCTTATTGAGTCTGCATCTGGTCAGCAGGATAATCCTTCTACATCTG gaTCACAATCCTCAGTTTTCACTCCCGTGCCTGCTTTCCCTATATTAGAATCCACATGTCTAAGAGCACTGCATGACAAACATGAAATGGATATGAATGCTGAGACTTCAGAAATCactgacaaagaaaaagcagaatcagATTCTCaaagggcagaggaggaggaaggtttgGAACCTGCTAAGAAGAAACCAAAAGGAG ATGATGCTTGTCCAAATcttccaccagcagctccaagtGAATGCATAATTAAAATTGGCTCTGAAGATGCAAAAGCATCAAATGTGAAACCAGATAAGATGGAAGAAACATTAACTTGCATTATCTGCCAAGAATTGTTGCATGACTGTGTCAG CTTGCAGCCTTGTATGCATACTTTTTGTGCTGCCTGCTACTCAGGGTGGATGGAAAGATCTTCTCTGTGTCCAACTTGTCGTTGTCCAGTAGAACGGATTTGTAAAAACCACATTTTGAACAACTTGGTTGAAGCTTATTTGATTCAGCATCCAG ATAAATGTCGTAATGAAGATGATGTTCGCAGCATGGATGCCAGAAACAAAATTACTCAAGACATGTTGCAGCCTAAAGTGAGGAGATCATTTTCAGATGAGGAAGGAAGTTCTGAAGACCTATTGGAATTGTCAGATGTAGATAGTGAATCTTCAGATATCAG cCAGCCATATATAGTATGCAGACAGTGCCCAGGGTATAGAAGACACTCTGTTCCAACTCTGCCTGGTACAGGCCAAGAGACAGAAGCAGGAGGAATGCAAGCACCGGGAGATGCACCATCTACATCAGCCAACTTCCCTGCAA CTGTCCAGGAATATGTGTGTCCTGCTCAAGGAAGTCATGTAATATGCACCTGCTGCTTTCAGCCAATGCCTGACCGAAGAGCAGAGCGTGAACAGAATCCTCATGTTGCTCCTCAGCAAT GTACAGTTTGTCTGCAACCCTTCTGTCACTTATACTGGGGCTGCACTCGGATGGCGTGTTTTGGCTGTTTGGCACCATTCTGTG AAATAAATCTTGGTGATAAGTGTTTAGATGGAGTCCTAAATAACAACCACTACGAGTCAGATATCCTAAAG gaTTACCTGGCATCCAGGGGTATGACATGGAAAAACATGTTAAATGAAAGTCTCTTAGCTCTTCAAAGAGGAGTCTTTATGTTGTCAG ATTACAGAATTACTGGGAACACAGTGCTTTGCTACTGCTGTGGCCTTCGGAGCTTTCGGGAACTTGCCTACCAGTTCCGGCAGAATATTCCTGTTGCTGAGTTGCCAG TGACTGTCACCTCCCGTCCTGATTGCTACTGGGGGCGCAACTGTCGAACTCAGGTCAAAGCACATCATGCCAT gaaatTCAATCACATTTGTGAACAAACACGGTTCAAGAACTGA
- the CHFR gene encoding E3 ubiquitin-protein ligase CHFR isoform X2, which produces MERSEGGEQSQQQPWGKLIRLGADEAEPHVLLLKREWTIGRKKGCDLSFPGNKLVSGDHCKIIVDEESGQVSLEDTSTNGTVINKLKVVKKQTYPLQTGDVIYVVYRKNEPENNVAYLYESLNTKHDATQEPVEVNIENQCHVTKDTSSTGRSNDETQITSSPSATQSCYEEPQPSTSTSNLFNASSTSLIESASGQQDNPSTSESTCLRALHDKHEMDMNAETSEITDKEKAESDSQRAEEEEGLEPAKKKPKGDDACPNLPPAAPSECIIKIGSEDAKASNVKPDKMEETLTCIICQELLHDCVSLQPCMHTFCAACYSGWMERSSLCPTCRCPVERICKNHILNNLVEAYLIQHPDKCRNEDDVRSMDARNKITQDMLQPKVRRSFSDEEGSSEDLLELSDVDSESSDISQPYIVCRQCPGYRRHSVPTLPGTGQETEAGGMQAPGDAPSTSANFPATVQEYVCPAQGSHVICTCCFQPMPDRRAEREQNPHVAPQQCTVCLQPFCHLYWGCTRMACFGCLAPFCEINLGDKCLDGVLNNNHYESDILKDYLASRGMTWKNMLNESLLALQRGVFMLSDYRITGNTVLCYCCGLRSFRELAYQFRQNIPVAELPVTVTSRPDCYWGRNCRTQVKAHHAMKFNHICEQTRFKN; this is translated from the exons ATGGAGCGCTCggaaggaggagagcagagccagcagcagccctgggggaaGCTGATCCGGCTGGGTGCTGATGAGGCAGAGCCGCACGTCTTGCTGCTGAAAAGAGAATGGACAATTGGTCGGAAGAAAG gtTGTGACTTATCTTTCCCTGGTAACAAGTTGGTGTCTGGAGATCACTGTAAAATCATAGTGGATGAAGAATCTGGTCAAGTGTcattggaagatacaag tACTAATGGAACAGTAATTAATAAACTGAAAGTGGTGAAGAAGCAGACATACCCTTTACAGACTGGAGATGTGATCTATgttgtttacagaaaaaatgagCCAGAGAACA aTGTTGCTTATCTTTATGAATCCTTAAACACAAAGCATGATGCAACTCAAGAACCAGTAG AAGTTAACATAGAAAACCAATGCCATGTGACCAAAGATACCTCAAGTACAGGAAGAAGTAATGATGAGACTCAAATTACCTCATCACCATCAGCTACTCAGTCTTGTTATGAGGAACCACAGCCATCTACTTCTACATCTAACCTCTTTAATGCTTCTTCTACCTCTCTTATTGAGTCTGCATCTGGTCAGCAGGATAATCCTTCTACATCTG AATCCACATGTCTAAGAGCACTGCATGACAAACATGAAATGGATATGAATGCTGAGACTTCAGAAATCactgacaaagaaaaagcagaatcagATTCTCaaagggcagaggaggaggaaggtttgGAACCTGCTAAGAAGAAACCAAAAGGAG ATGATGCTTGTCCAAATcttccaccagcagctccaagtGAATGCATAATTAAAATTGGCTCTGAAGATGCAAAAGCATCAAATGTGAAACCAGATAAGATGGAAGAAACATTAACTTGCATTATCTGCCAAGAATTGTTGCATGACTGTGTCAG CTTGCAGCCTTGTATGCATACTTTTTGTGCTGCCTGCTACTCAGGGTGGATGGAAAGATCTTCTCTGTGTCCAACTTGTCGTTGTCCAGTAGAACGGATTTGTAAAAACCACATTTTGAACAACTTGGTTGAAGCTTATTTGATTCAGCATCCAG ATAAATGTCGTAATGAAGATGATGTTCGCAGCATGGATGCCAGAAACAAAATTACTCAAGACATGTTGCAGCCTAAAGTGAGGAGATCATTTTCAGATGAGGAAGGAAGTTCTGAAGACCTATTGGAATTGTCAGATGTAGATAGTGAATCTTCAGATATCAG cCAGCCATATATAGTATGCAGACAGTGCCCAGGGTATAGAAGACACTCTGTTCCAACTCTGCCTGGTACAGGCCAAGAGACAGAAGCAGGAGGAATGCAAGCACCGGGAGATGCACCATCTACATCAGCCAACTTCCCTGCAA CTGTCCAGGAATATGTGTGTCCTGCTCAAGGAAGTCATGTAATATGCACCTGCTGCTTTCAGCCAATGCCTGACCGAAGAGCAGAGCGTGAACAGAATCCTCATGTTGCTCCTCAGCAAT GTACAGTTTGTCTGCAACCCTTCTGTCACTTATACTGGGGCTGCACTCGGATGGCGTGTTTTGGCTGTTTGGCACCATTCTGTG AAATAAATCTTGGTGATAAGTGTTTAGATGGAGTCCTAAATAACAACCACTACGAGTCAGATATCCTAAAG gaTTACCTGGCATCCAGGGGTATGACATGGAAAAACATGTTAAATGAAAGTCTCTTAGCTCTTCAAAGAGGAGTCTTTATGTTGTCAG ATTACAGAATTACTGGGAACACAGTGCTTTGCTACTGCTGTGGCCTTCGGAGCTTTCGGGAACTTGCCTACCAGTTCCGGCAGAATATTCCTGTTGCTGAGTTGCCAG TGACTGTCACCTCCCGTCCTGATTGCTACTGGGGGCGCAACTGTCGAACTCAGGTCAAAGCACATCATGCCAT gaaatTCAATCACATTTGTGAACAAACACGGTTCAAGAACTGA
- the CHFR gene encoding E3 ubiquitin-protein ligase CHFR isoform X1, whose protein sequence is MERSEGGEQSQQQPWGKLIRLGADEAEPHVLLLKREWTIGRKKGCDLSFPGNKLVSGDHCKIIVDEESGQVSLEDTSTNGTVINKLKVVKKQTYPLQTGDVIYVVYRKNEPENNVAYLYESLNTKHDATQEPVEVNIENQCHVTKDTSSTGRSNDETQITSSPSATQSCYEEPQPSTSTSNLFNASSTSLIESASGQQDNPSTSGSQSSVFTPVPAFPILESTCLRALHDKHEMDMNAETSEITDKEKAESDSQRAEEEEGLEPAKKKPKGDDACPNLPPAAPSECIIKIGSEDAKASNVKPDKMEETLTCIICQELLHDCVSLQPCMHTFCAACYSGWMERSSLCPTCRCPVERICKNHILNNLVEAYLIQHPDKCRNEDDVRSMDARNKITQDMLQPKVRRSFSDEEGSSEDLLELSDVDSESSDISQPYIVCRQCPGYRRHSVPTLPGTGQETEAGGMQAPGDAPSTSANFPATVQEYVCPAQGSHVICTCCFQPMPDRRAEREQNPHVAPQQCTVCLQPFCHLYWGCTRMACFGCLAPFCEINLGDKCLDGVLNNNHYESDILKDYLASRGMTWKNMLNESLLALQRGVFMLSDYRITGNTVLCYCCGLRSFRELAYQFRQNIPVAELPVTVTSRPDCYWGRNCRTQVKAHHAMKFNHICEQTRFKN, encoded by the exons ATGGAGCGCTCggaaggaggagagcagagccagcagcagccctgggggaaGCTGATCCGGCTGGGTGCTGATGAGGCAGAGCCGCACGTCTTGCTGCTGAAAAGAGAATGGACAATTGGTCGGAAGAAAG gtTGTGACTTATCTTTCCCTGGTAACAAGTTGGTGTCTGGAGATCACTGTAAAATCATAGTGGATGAAGAATCTGGTCAAGTGTcattggaagatacaag tACTAATGGAACAGTAATTAATAAACTGAAAGTGGTGAAGAAGCAGACATACCCTTTACAGACTGGAGATGTGATCTATgttgtttacagaaaaaatgagCCAGAGAACA aTGTTGCTTATCTTTATGAATCCTTAAACACAAAGCATGATGCAACTCAAGAACCAGTAG AAGTTAACATAGAAAACCAATGCCATGTGACCAAAGATACCTCAAGTACAGGAAGAAGTAATGATGAGACTCAAATTACCTCATCACCATCAGCTACTCAGTCTTGTTATGAGGAACCACAGCCATCTACTTCTACATCTAACCTCTTTAATGCTTCTTCTACCTCTCTTATTGAGTCTGCATCTGGTCAGCAGGATAATCCTTCTACATCTG gaTCACAATCCTCAGTTTTCACTCCCGTGCCTGCTTTCCCTATATTAGAATCCACATGTCTAAGAGCACTGCATGACAAACATGAAATGGATATGAATGCTGAGACTTCAGAAATCactgacaaagaaaaagcagaatcagATTCTCaaagggcagaggaggaggaaggtttgGAACCTGCTAAGAAGAAACCAAAAGGAG ATGATGCTTGTCCAAATcttccaccagcagctccaagtGAATGCATAATTAAAATTGGCTCTGAAGATGCAAAAGCATCAAATGTGAAACCAGATAAGATGGAAGAAACATTAACTTGCATTATCTGCCAAGAATTGTTGCATGACTGTGTCAG CTTGCAGCCTTGTATGCATACTTTTTGTGCTGCCTGCTACTCAGGGTGGATGGAAAGATCTTCTCTGTGTCCAACTTGTCGTTGTCCAGTAGAACGGATTTGTAAAAACCACATTTTGAACAACTTGGTTGAAGCTTATTTGATTCAGCATCCAG ATAAATGTCGTAATGAAGATGATGTTCGCAGCATGGATGCCAGAAACAAAATTACTCAAGACATGTTGCAGCCTAAAGTGAGGAGATCATTTTCAGATGAGGAAGGAAGTTCTGAAGACCTATTGGAATTGTCAGATGTAGATAGTGAATCTTCAGATATCAG cCAGCCATATATAGTATGCAGACAGTGCCCAGGGTATAGAAGACACTCTGTTCCAACTCTGCCTGGTACAGGCCAAGAGACAGAAGCAGGAGGAATGCAAGCACCGGGAGATGCACCATCTACATCAGCCAACTTCCCTGCAA CTGTCCAGGAATATGTGTGTCCTGCTCAAGGAAGTCATGTAATATGCACCTGCTGCTTTCAGCCAATGCCTGACCGAAGAGCAGAGCGTGAACAGAATCCTCATGTTGCTCCTCAGCAAT GTACAGTTTGTCTGCAACCCTTCTGTCACTTATACTGGGGCTGCACTCGGATGGCGTGTTTTGGCTGTTTGGCACCATTCTGTG AAATAAATCTTGGTGATAAGTGTTTAGATGGAGTCCTAAATAACAACCACTACGAGTCAGATATCCTAAAG gaTTACCTGGCATCCAGGGGTATGACATGGAAAAACATGTTAAATGAAAGTCTCTTAGCTCTTCAAAGAGGAGTCTTTATGTTGTCAG ATTACAGAATTACTGGGAACACAGTGCTTTGCTACTGCTGTGGCCTTCGGAGCTTTCGGGAACTTGCCTACCAGTTCCGGCAGAATATTCCTGTTGCTGAGTTGCCAG TGACTGTCACCTCCCGTCCTGATTGCTACTGGGGGCGCAACTGTCGAACTCAGGTCAAAGCACATCATGCCAT gaaatTCAATCACATTTGTGAACAAACACGGTTCAAGAACTGA